A region of Deltaproteobacteria bacterium DNA encodes the following proteins:
- a CDS encoding cofactor-independent phosphoglycerate mutase, with translation MTEKRKYIILLGDGMADRPMGELGGKTPLEVADTPNMDRMAGDGVVGLARTIPEGMALGSDVANLSVLGYDPAVVYTGRSPIEAAGMGVDLGPDDVAFRCNLVTLGLPGEDGPDTALPHGDVDPRWIMVDFAGGHPNGSEAASILETLTENLAGDGIEFHPGVSYRHLVVWRNGLDSLEIAPPHDLTDQPVGTGWPRGEAADMVLDLMKRSVRVLPENRVNRARVRSGENPVNAIWLWGQGKRPHIAPFRERYGLDGAMITAVDLLRGLGVSIGFCVVKVPGATGYLDTDYAGKASAALSAMDKVDLVYLHVEAPDEASHDGSLENKLRALEDFDAMVVGPVLEGMESRGKPFSALVMPDHATPLAIKTHSGEPVPFAVLASENAGNGSGLNFSERSAQSTGLILDRGHELMGRFIAGKL, from the coding sequence ATGACCGAAAAACGTAAATATATCATTCTTCTGGGAGACGGGATGGCCGACCGGCCAATGGGGGAGCTGGGGGGAAAGACCCCCCTGGAAGTAGCCGACACACCCAACATGGACCGTATGGCCGGAGACGGTGTGGTCGGCCTGGCGCGAACCATCCCCGAGGGGATGGCGTTGGGCAGTGACGTGGCAAACCTCTCGGTTCTCGGCTATGACCCGGCCGTCGTCTACACGGGGCGGTCGCCCATCGAGGCCGCGGGCATGGGTGTTGATCTTGGCCCGGATGATGTGGCCTTCCGTTGCAATCTTGTTACTCTGGGCCTGCCGGGGGAGGACGGGCCGGACACTGCGCTGCCACACGGGGATGTCGATCCACGATGGATTATGGTGGACTTCGCCGGAGGTCATCCCAATGGTTCCGAGGCTGCGTCCATATTGGAAACCCTGACCGAAAACCTCGCAGGGGATGGGATCGAATTTCACCCGGGCGTCTCCTACAGGCATCTTGTGGTCTGGAGGAACGGGTTGGACAGCCTTGAAATAGCCCCTCCCCACGACCTGACGGATCAGCCTGTCGGGACGGGGTGGCCGCGGGGCGAGGCGGCGGACATGGTGCTGGACCTGATGAAGCGCTCGGTGCGGGTCCTTCCGGAGAACCGGGTGAACCGCGCGAGGGTTCGTTCAGGGGAAAACCCGGTTAACGCCATCTGGCTCTGGGGCCAGGGCAAACGGCCCCACATCGCCCCTTTCCGTGAAAGATACGGGCTCGACGGCGCGATGATAACGGCTGTTGACCTGTTGAGAGGATTGGGAGTTTCCATAGGGTTTTGCGTAGTGAAGGTTCCGGGGGCGACCGGATATCTGGATACTGACTATGCCGGTAAGGCTTCGGCGGCTCTCAGCGCCATGGATAAGGTTGATCTGGTTTACCTGCACGTTGAGGCTCCGGACGAGGCCTCCCACGACGGTTCGCTGGAAAATAAGCTCAGGGCGTTGGAGGATTTCGATGCCATGGTGGTCGGCCCTGTTCTCGAAGGTATGGAGTCCAGGGGAAAGCCATTCAGTGCCCTGGTAATGCCCGACCATGCCACTCCCCTTGCCATCAAGACCCATTCCGGGGAACCGGTGCCCTTTGCCGTCCTGGCTTCCGAGAACGCCGGGAACGGTTCGGGTCTGAACTTCTCCGAGAGGAGCGCACAGAGTACCGGCCTGATCCTGGATAGGGGGCATGAGCTCATGGGGCGGTTTATCGCCGGGAAGTTGTAA
- a CDS encoding homoserine dehydrogenase, which yields MKPVRIGIIGLGNIGCGVMEILQRNAGLLASRLGASIEVARAADIDPDRPRGVKIPKKLLTTNAMDVIDDPEVQIVVELIGGIEPARSYILAAIDRGKHVVTANKALLSTHWLEISKRAEEKGVTLGFEGSVAGGIPLVRTIKVGLVANRILSVTGIINGTCNYILTRMHKERMTFSQVLKDAQDEGYAEADPAMDVEGVDAAQKLAILVNLCFNVPVSPEDFPYQGISRLIPLDLEIAEEFGCRVKLLATARRSGDEVEAWVHPSLVPEGHPLATVDGVFNAVYLQDDNLGPSLYYGRGAGGLPTGSAVVADVVSCVRDILSGAVERIPVSGYRTMSNGEPPMRLAENTANEFYIRVSAHDSPGVLSTISGILGKHGISIGSVIQRGRETDQGGGVPLVMITHEAVFSRMLKALREIDSLNVTMGESFLMRILMGS from the coding sequence GTGAAGCCTGTCAGGATCGGGATCATTGGACTGGGAAACATCGGGTGCGGGGTCATGGAGATCCTGCAGCGCAACGCCGGTCTTCTGGCAAGCCGTCTGGGCGCGTCCATCGAGGTCGCCAGGGCGGCGGATATTGATCCGGACCGTCCCCGGGGCGTAAAGATCCCAAAAAAGCTGTTGACCACCAATGCCATGGACGTAATCGACGATCCCGAGGTGCAGATCGTGGTGGAACTCATCGGCGGCATCGAACCGGCACGGAGCTATATCCTTGCGGCCATCGACAGGGGAAAGCACGTTGTCACCGCCAACAAGGCCCTTCTTTCCACCCACTGGCTTGAGATTTCGAAAAGAGCCGAGGAGAAGGGGGTAACCCTCGGGTTCGAGGGAAGCGTCGCCGGAGGGATCCCCCTCGTCCGCACAATCAAGGTCGGGCTCGTGGCAAACCGGATTCTTTCTGTGACCGGAATCATAAACGGGACGTGCAACTACATACTGACCCGCATGCACAAGGAACGCATGACCTTCTCACAGGTTCTAAAGGATGCGCAGGATGAGGGGTACGCCGAAGCCGATCCGGCCATGGACGTTGAGGGTGTCGACGCTGCGCAGAAACTGGCCATTCTTGTCAACCTTTGCTTTAATGTCCCAGTCTCCCCGGAAGATTTTCCGTACCAGGGGATTTCCCGATTGATCCCGCTGGATCTTGAAATAGCCGAGGAATTCGGGTGTCGGGTCAAGCTCCTGGCAACGGCCAGGCGTTCCGGCGACGAGGTCGAGGCGTGGGTCCACCCATCGCTTGTTCCGGAAGGGCATCCTCTCGCCACTGTGGATGGGGTTTTTAATGCGGTTTACCTTCAGGACGACAACCTCGGCCCATCTCTTTACTATGGCAGGGGGGCGGGGGGGCTCCCCACCGGCAGCGCCGTAGTTGCGGATGTGGTTTCCTGTGTTCGTGACATCCTGTCCGGGGCGGTGGAGAGGATACCCGTGAGCGGCTACAGGACCATGAGTAACGGGGAGCCGCCCATGAGGCTTGCAGAGAATACGGCCAATGAGTTCTATATCAGGGTCTCCGCCCACGACAGCCCCGGGGTACTCTCCACCATCTCCGGTATCCTGGGTAAGCACGGGATCAGTATCGGCTCCGTAATACAGAGGGGCCGGGAGACGGACCAGGGGGGTGGGGTACCTCTTGTGATGATTACCCATGAGGCCGTGTTCTCACGTATGTTAAAGGCTCTTCGGGAGATCGATTCCCTGAATGTGACGATGGGGGAGAGCTTTTTGATGAGGATATTGATGGGCTCGTAA
- a CDS encoding aspartate kinase, with amino-acid sequence MALIVQKFGGTSVGSIEKIRHVAKLGKRAKDGGNDVVVVVSAMAGETNKLVNLCTAIMESPDPREYDVVVSTGEQVTIGLLAMALKTMGADAISLLGSQIAIRTDPVHSKARIHQIDDRRILENLKKGKIVVLPGFQGVDENGDITTLGRGGSDTSAVAVAAALKADACEIYTDVEGIFTADPHVVVDARKISRISYDEMLEMASQGAKVLQIRSVEFAKKYHVPLHVRSTFSDSEGTWVTREDSDMERVMVSGVTCDKNEAKISVLRVPDRPGIAASIFGPIAEANINVDMIIQNISVDGYTDMTFTIPKTDMAQALEIVREVSKDIGAKDVLTDEKVAKVAVIGTGMRNHSGVASKMFRALADEGINIMMVSTSEIKVSCVVERKYAELAVRILHDVFDLGTESV; translated from the coding sequence ATGGCGTTAATTGTCCAGAAATTCGGCGGAACGTCGGTGGGCAGTATCGAAAAAATCCGTCATGTCGCGAAACTTGGCAAGAGGGCAAAGGACGGCGGCAACGACGTAGTGGTGGTCGTCTCAGCCATGGCCGGTGAGACCAATAAGCTGGTGAATCTTTGCACCGCAATCATGGAGTCGCCGGACCCCAGGGAATACGACGTCGTTGTGTCTACCGGCGAACAGGTCACCATCGGTCTTCTGGCAATGGCCCTGAAAACCATGGGCGCAGACGCCATCTCACTCCTGGGTTCCCAGATCGCCATACGTACCGACCCGGTCCATTCAAAGGCGAGGATCCACCAGATTGATGACAGGAGAATTCTCGAGAACCTGAAAAAAGGAAAGATCGTTGTTCTCCCGGGCTTTCAGGGCGTGGATGAAAACGGAGATATCACCACTCTGGGCAGGGGAGGTTCGGATACTTCAGCTGTGGCTGTGGCCGCTGCGCTTAAGGCCGATGCCTGCGAAATATACACGGATGTTGAGGGTATCTTCACCGCCGATCCCCACGTGGTGGTGGATGCCAGAAAGATATCCAGGATCTCCTATGACGAGATGCTTGAGATGGCAAGCCAGGGGGCCAAGGTTCTCCAGATCCGTTCGGTTGAGTTTGCCAAGAAGTACCATGTTCCCCTGCATGTGCGCTCGACTTTCAGCGATTCTGAGGGTACCTGGGTTACAAGGGAGGATAGCGATATGGAAAGGGTGATGGTATCGGGGGTGACATGCGACAAGAACGAGGCCAAAATATCGGTTCTCAGGGTTCCCGACAGGCCCGGGATCGCCGCGAGCATTTTCGGGCCTATCGCCGAGGCCAACATAAATGTGGACATGATCATCCAGAATATCAGTGTTGACGGGTACACCGATATGACTTTTACCATTCCCAAGACGGACATGGCACAGGCCCTGGAAATTGTTCGGGAGGTCAGCAAGGATATCGGGGCCAAGGATGTCCTCACCGACGAAAAGGTGGCGAAAGTCGCCGTCATCGGTACAGGAATGAGAAACCATTCCGGCGTGGCATCCAAGATGTTCCGTGCGCTCGCGGATGAGGGCATCAATATCATGATGGTGAGCACCTCGGAGATAAAGGTGTCCTGCGTTGTGGAAAGAAAATATGCCGAGCTTGCTGTTCGTATCCTTCATGATGTGTTTGATCTTGGAACGGAGAGCGTATAA
- a CDS encoding citramalate synthase, translated as MAGVKEGKDEGRLVIYDTTLRDGTQAEEISLQVKDKIAIAHCLDDLGIDFIEGGWPGSNPKDMEFFERAADLKLTTSRIAAFGSTRRKKIKAADDPQIQALLKASDVITIFGKSWHLHVKEALRTSLEENLEMIHDSVSYLKANADVVFYDAEHFFDGYKDNPEYALKTLQAAHEAAADCLVLCDTNGGTMPSELERIIMEVQREIPDVGLGAHMHNDSECAVANSLLLLQLGGRHVQGTINGWGERCGNANLCSIIPAVIQKMGMKTSVSPEKLSRLREISRTISEFANMTPYSRQPYVGRSAFAHKGGVHVSAMQRDRRTYEHIDPSSVGNRTRVLLSDLSGRSNILFKAAEFGIQVDDKDPAIAQVLGEIKDLENRGFMYESAEASFELLLKKALGRHRRFFGFKGFRVIDAKREWDKPPLSEATIMVEVDGSVEHTASVGHGPVDAMDAALRKALTKFYPVLEEVRLLDYKVRILPENKGTAAVTLVIIDSGDGKTIWSTVGVSENILEASWQALVDSIEYKLLREETGET; from the coding sequence ATGGCTGGAGTAAAAGAAGGCAAGGATGAAGGCAGGCTTGTTATCTACGATACGACCCTGCGGGATGGTACGCAGGCCGAGGAGATCAGCCTTCAGGTAAAGGACAAAATAGCTATCGCCCATTGTCTTGATGACCTGGGGATCGATTTCATCGAGGGTGGATGGCCGGGATCCAACCCCAAGGACATGGAATTTTTCGAGAGGGCGGCGGATCTGAAACTTACCACCTCCCGTATTGCAGCTTTCGGGTCTACCCGCCGCAAAAAGATCAAGGCGGCTGATGACCCCCAGATCCAGGCGCTCCTTAAAGCTTCCGATGTCATCACCATATTCGGTAAAAGCTGGCACCTTCACGTAAAGGAGGCCCTGAGGACATCGCTGGAGGAGAATCTCGAGATGATCCACGATTCGGTCTCCTACCTCAAGGCCAATGCGGACGTGGTCTTCTATGACGCAGAGCATTTTTTCGATGGTTATAAGGACAATCCGGAATACGCGCTCAAGACCCTGCAGGCTGCTCACGAGGCTGCGGCCGACTGCCTTGTTCTCTGCGACACCAACGGGGGGACAATGCCCAGCGAACTGGAGAGGATCATCATGGAGGTCCAGCGAGAGATCCCCGACGTCGGACTGGGGGCCCACATGCACAACGATTCTGAGTGCGCTGTTGCCAACTCCCTCCTCCTTCTCCAATTGGGCGGCCGACATGTTCAGGGAACCATCAACGGATGGGGCGAAAGGTGCGGGAACGCCAACCTGTGTTCCATCATTCCCGCCGTCATTCAGAAAATGGGTATGAAAACATCCGTTTCACCGGAGAAATTGTCGAGGCTAAGGGAGATCTCAAGGACAATTTCCGAATTTGCAAATATGACCCCTTATTCCCGTCAGCCTTACGTGGGAAGGAGCGCCTTTGCGCACAAGGGCGGTGTTCACGTTTCGGCAATGCAGAGGGACCGGAGGACCTACGAGCATATCGACCCATCTTCAGTGGGTAACAGGACCAGGGTTCTTCTTTCCGATCTCTCGGGGAGGAGCAATATCCTTTTCAAGGCCGCGGAGTTCGGGATCCAGGTGGATGATAAGGATCCCGCCATTGCCCAGGTACTCGGGGAGATAAAGGATCTGGAGAACAGGGGTTTCATGTACGAGTCAGCCGAGGCTTCATTTGAACTTCTCCTGAAAAAGGCCTTGGGTAGACATCGTCGATTCTTCGGGTTCAAAGGGTTCAGGGTGATCGACGCGAAGAGAGAATGGGACAAGCCGCCCCTCTCGGAAGCCACTATAATGGTCGAGGTGGACGGCAGCGTGGAACACACCGCCTCTGTCGGGCACGGTCCCGTGGATGCCATGGACGCCGCCTTGCGCAAAGCTCTGACCAAATTCTATCCCGTTCTCGAGGAGGTCAGACTGCTGGACTATAAGGTCAGGATCCTGCCGGAGAACAAGGGAACGGCGGCCGTCACCCTGGTAATAATCGATTCCGGGGACGGAAAAACCATATGGTCCACCGTCGGTGTTTCCGAAAATATCCTCGAGGCCTCCTGGCAGGCCCTCGTTGATTCCATCGAGTACAAGCTCTTACGCGAGGAAACAGGGGAGACATAA
- a CDS encoding 3-isopropylmalate dehydratase small subunit, with protein MSKEILKGKAWRFGEDVDTDAIIPARYLNTSDPNQLAAHCMEDADPSFPAGVSPGDIIVAGKNFGCGSSREHAPIAIKAAGVSCVIAPSFARIFYRNSFNMGLPIFESVEASEKINAGDKLEVNVSGGFISNLTRGEKYPFKVIPAFMMDLVTAGGLIPYLTKENAR; from the coding sequence ATGAGCAAAGAGATATTGAAAGGCAAAGCGTGGCGGTTTGGTGAGGACGTGGATACCGACGCCATTATCCCGGCGCGCTACCTGAACACGTCGGATCCGAACCAGCTGGCGGCACACTGCATGGAGGACGCCGACCCTTCCTTTCCCGCCGGGGTTTCCCCCGGCGATATCATCGTTGCGGGGAAAAACTTCGGCTGCGGGTCCTCACGGGAACACGCTCCCATCGCCATCAAGGCCGCAGGGGTTTCCTGCGTCATCGCTCCCTCCTTTGCGAGGATCTTCTACAGAAACTCATTTAACATGGGCCTCCCGATCTTCGAATCCGTTGAAGCTTCGGAGAAAATCAATGCGGGCGATAAACTCGAAGTGAACGTCTCCGGTGGTTTTATCTCAAACCTGACACGTGGGGAGAAATACCCATTCAAGGTCATTCCTGCCTTCATGATGGATCTCGTAACGGCGGGAGGACTCATTCCCTATCTCACCAAGGAGAATGCCCGATGA
- the leuB gene encoding 3-isopropylmalate dehydrogenase, protein MEAGKFNILVLEGDGIGPEVTAEALKVLDTAGAAFGVSFDLTHALAGGIAIDEEGAPISAETLNMAGNSDAIILGAVGGPKWDDLPTDRRPEKGLLALRSNLDLFANLRPAIVFPSLVQASTLKPEVVSGIDLLVVRELVSGIYFGEPRGIDEGGDERVGFNTMRYSEHEIERVARMAFEMAVKRRGKVTSVDKANVLEVSGLWREIVKDVAGEFPDVELDHQFVDNCSMQLIRNPAQFDVILTGNLFGDILSDEASMLTGSIGMLPSASIGGGCAMYEPSHGTAPDIAGQDKANPLAAILSVAMLFEITCGMIDAARAVRSAVEGVLQDGYRTGDIFSEGTRLVSCSKMGRLVADRVDDFVKSHQRAH, encoded by the coding sequence ATGGAAGCAGGAAAATTCAATATTCTGGTCCTGGAGGGGGATGGTATAGGCCCGGAGGTGACGGCTGAGGCATTGAAGGTACTCGATACCGCCGGTGCCGCCTTCGGGGTATCATTCGACCTCACCCACGCCCTGGCCGGCGGCATCGCCATCGATGAGGAGGGTGCGCCCATCTCCGCTGAAACACTCAACATGGCCGGGAACTCCGATGCCATAATATTGGGGGCCGTGGGCGGACCGAAATGGGATGATCTGCCTACGGACCGCCGGCCTGAAAAGGGCCTGCTCGCCCTCAGGTCCAATCTGGACCTTTTCGCGAATCTCAGGCCGGCCATCGTCTTTCCCTCCCTGGTACAGGCGTCGACATTAAAGCCCGAGGTGGTTTCCGGTATCGATCTTCTCGTGGTACGTGAACTTGTTTCCGGTATCTATTTTGGCGAACCTCGCGGGATAGATGAGGGCGGAGATGAGCGGGTAGGGTTCAATACAATGCGCTACTCCGAACATGAGATTGAAAGGGTGGCAAGGATGGCTTTCGAGATGGCCGTGAAGAGGAGAGGTAAGGTTACATCCGTGGACAAGGCCAATGTCCTGGAGGTCAGCGGCCTCTGGAGAGAGATCGTCAAGGATGTGGCCGGGGAGTTTCCCGATGTGGAGCTGGATCACCAGTTCGTTGACAACTGCAGCATGCAGTTGATAAGGAACCCCGCCCAGTTCGACGTCATCCTCACCGGAAACCTTTTCGGGGACATCCTTTCTGACGAGGCCTCCATGCTCACCGGTTCCATCGGAATGCTTCCATCGGCCAGTATCGGTGGAGGCTGCGCAATGTATGAGCCATCCCACGGCACTGCGCCGGACATCGCGGGACAAGACAAGGCCAATCCGCTGGCGGCCATCCTTTCCGTGGCGATGCTGTTCGAGATTACCTGCGGTATGATCGATGCCGCCCGGGCCGTGCGCTCGGCTGTGGAGGGTGTCCTCCAGGATGGTTATCGTACGGGGGATATCTTCAGCGAGGGAACACGTCTTGTCTCCTGCTCCAAAATGGGCCGACTGGTGGCCGACAGGGTTGATGACTTTGTAAAAAGTCATCAACGCGCCCATTGA